The window CGGTGGCGGCCTCGGCCAGCTGGAACGCGACCCCCTGGAACGACCCGATCACCCGGCCGAACTGCACCCGGGTACGGGCCTGCTCGGCGGCCAGCTCGATCGCGCCCTGCGCGACGCCGCACAGCTCGGCGGCGACCACCAGCGTCGCCCGCCACAACCCGGTGCCGACCGGGTCGACCCGGTGCGGGGTGGACAGCGCCACGTCCGACAGCGGCACCGACGGGTCGAACGACCGCCGTTCGGTGACCCCAGCCTGCTCGGCGAGCGCGGCAGCGTCGGCGACCCAGACCCCGTCGGGACCGGCGACGACGAACCCGTCCGCCTGAACGGCGTACGGCACCAGGGTCCGCACCAGCGGATCCGGCACCGACCGGTCCGGCCAACCGGCCGTGGACGGCACGTCGACCGCCGGGGTGAGCACCCGGCGGCCGTCGAGGATCTCGTCGGGCAGCGGCGACGACCGCCGGTCGTCGCCGCAGAGCAGCTGTACGGCGCCCGCGTGGGCCGCGAACCGGCTCGGAACCAGCTGCTCACCGAGCACCTCGACGGCGACGAGCAGGTCGATCAGAGCCGACCCGACCCCGCCGGCCGACTCCGGCACGCCGAGCAGCCCGAAGTCGCGCAGCAGCGGCCCGTCGGCGGCACAGGGCCGCCAACCGCCCGACAGCGCGGCGCGCGCCGCGCCGGCCTGCGCCTTGGCCAGGGCCGCGACGGTTGCGCCGATCTCCTGCTGCTCCTGGGTGAATGTCGCGTGCACGCGGTCACTCCGCTCAACGTGAGCGGGGCAGGTGCAGCACCCGCTCCGCGAGAATCGACTTCTGGACTTCCTCCGTGCCGCCCTCGATCGTGTGGGCGCGGGCACGCAGGTAGCGGTGCATCCGGGCGGCGGCGCCGGCACCGTCGAGCAGCACCCCGCCGGCGTCGTCGAGCTGCACCGCGAGCCGGTTCGCGTGCTGCACCACGCCGGCCCACAGGCTCTTCAACGCCGATGTCTCCGGGCCGGGGACGCCACCGGCACGGCTCTCCGCCAGCATCCGCATCGATCCGATCCGGACCGCCTCGGCGTCGCACTGCAACGCGCCGACCGTGTCGACGACGGCGCTGTCGTCGGCCAGTCCCCGCGCTATCGCCAGATCGACGACCCGGTCCACCGCCTGGCGGGCCCACACCCACAGGTTCAGCGCCATGCTGCCGCGTTCGAAGGCGAGCGTGGTGAGCGCGACCTTCCAGCCGTTACCGACCCCGCCGAGCACGTCGGAGTCGGGGACGAACACGTCGTCGATGAACATCTCGTTGAACTCGGTGTCCCCGTTGATCATCACCAGCGGACGGACGGTGAACCGGTCCATCGGGGCCAGGAAGTAGGTGATGCCCCGGTGCCGGGGTTCCTCGGGGTCGGTTCGCGCCAGCAGCAGACACCGGGAGGCGTTGTGCGCGTTGGAGGTCCAGATCTTGGTGCCGTTGATCAGCCAGCCGCCGTCGACCCGGGTCGCGGCCGTCCGCAGACTCGCCAGGTCGGAGCCGGAGCCGGGCTCGCTGAAGCCCTGGCACCAGTACACCTCGCCGCGCAGGATGCCCGGCAGGTACCGGGCCTGCTGCTCGTCGCCGCCGTGCGCGATGATCGTCGGACCGGCCAGCATCATGCCGACGCCGTTGAGCGGGTACGGCGCGCCCCGGACCGCGGCCTCCTCGTTGAAGATCGCCTGTGCCAACGAGTCCATTCCCCGGCCGCCGTGCTCGACCGGCCAGGACAACCCGGCCCAGTTGCCGGCGCAGAGCCGCTCCTGCCACACCCGTGACCAGTGCTCACGCTCGGTCTGGGACAGCTCCTCCTGATCGGGCACGTCGCGCAACGCCTGGTCGAGCCAACTGCCGGCCGCGCGCCGGAACGCGAGGTCGCTGTCGCTGTCATCGAAGTCCACGCCGGGCTCCCCTGTCGTCGGGCACCTCACACGTCGCGGTCACGCCGACACCTCCGGGGCACGGGTGAGCCGTGCCTTGTAGAGCTTGCCGTTGGGGTCGCGGGGCAACGCCTCGCGGACGACGTACGAATGCGGACGTTTCGGCTTCGCCAGCCGTCCGGCGAGATAGGTACGGATCTGCGCGAGCGCCGTTTCGGCGTCGGGCGCGCGCTCGGTCAGCACGACGTGCGCCTGCGGCACCTCGCCGAACTCCGGATCGGGTACGCCGACGACCCCGGCGTCGGCGATCCAGTCGTGGCCGAGCAACGCGGCCTCGATCTCGGCCGGGTAGACGTTGACCCCGCCGACCAGGATCAGCTCGGCGGCCCGGCCGGTGATGTACAGGAAGCCGTCGGCGTCGACGTGGCCGACGTCCCAGACGGTCATCAGGCCGTCGCGGCGGGCGCCGTCGGTCTTGCCCGGGTCGTTGTGGTACTCGACCCGGTCGGAACCCTGACGCATGTACACGATGCCGGTCTGGCCGACCGGCACCTCGTTGCCGGCCTCGTCGAGGATCCGCAGCGTCGAGATGGAGGCCGGGCGACCGACCGTGCCCGGGTGGGCGAGCCACTCGTGCGGGCGGGCGATGGTGGTGCCGACCTCGGTCGAGCCGTAGTACTCGTAGACCACCGGGCCGAACCAGTCGAGGATGCGCTGCTTGACCTCGCGCGGGCACGGCGCGGCACCGTGCAGGACGTAGCGCAGCGAGGAGATGTCGTAGCTGTCGCGAACCTGTTGGGGCAGTTGCAGCAGCCGGTAGAAGTGGGTCGGCACCATGCTGGTGCCGGTGACCCGCCGGTCGTGGACCCGACGTAGGAAACCCTCCGGCGTCCAGCCGTCCATCAGCACCATCGTGCCGCCGGCGTGCAGAGCGCCCATCGCGGGGGTGATGTTCGCGGAGTGGTACAGCGGGGCCGAGACGAGCCAGGACCCGAACGCGGGGCGTTCCATCCCGAACTCCTGGAACAGCCACCGGTAGGTGGACGCGCCGGTGTCGGCGTCGACTCCGGCCAGGGGCCGTTTCACCCCCTTCGGGCGGCCGGTGGTGCCCGAGGTGTACATCATCAGCGACCCGGCCGGCGTCTGCTCCGGGCTGAGAGTCGACATGCCGTCGGTGAGCTGCGACAACGGACGGACGCGATCGGTGGTGGGGGATCCGTCGACGTACACCTGGGTCCCGGGCACGCCGACGGCGGCCGCGGCGGCGACGACCGGCTCCACCCGCGCGGAGCAGACGACCACCTTGGCGCCGCTGTCGGCGAGGATGTAGGCGATCTCCGGCTCGGTCAGGTGGTAGTTGAGCGTCACCAGGTAGAGCCCCGACTGCATCGCCGCCAGGTAGAGCGCGGCCATGCCGGCGCTGTTGGTCATCACCGCCGCGACCGTGTCACCGGCCCGCAGGCCCGCACGGGTACGCAGGCCGTGCGAGATCCGGTTCACCTCGGCGTACAGCTCGCCGTAGGAGATCTGCCGATCGTCGGCAGTCACGATCGCGCACAGGTCCGGCTCGGCGGCTGCCCAGAGCCGGAAGCCGGTCCGCTCGTCGCTCATCGGACTCCTTGAGTTAGATTCCGACCATCCGGTATGTTGTTGTTTCCACAGTAAGGGAGGCGTCTGACGATGTCCAGACCCGTGAACGACACGCACGCCGCCAGCTATCACGCCCGACAGATACCCGCTCCGGCCGAGGTCACCGACGGAGTCTGGGCGATCCCGGTCCCGCTGCGCGGCAGCGCACTGCGCTACGTCACCGTCTTCCTGGTCGACACCGGCGACGGCGCCGTCCTCATCGACGCCGGCTACGACCACCCGAGCTGCTGGCAGTCGTTCACCGGGTCGGTCGCCGCGATCGGCCACCGGATCGAGACGATCTCCACCGTCCTGCTCACCCACAACCACCCGGACCACATCGGCTTCGCCGCCCGGGTACGGGCGCTGTCCGGTGCCTCGGTGGTCATGGGGCGGGCCGACGACTTCGCCACCATGCGCCGCAGCAGGGGCGGCTTCCTCACCCAGCTGCGCACCGCCCTCACGGCGACCGGCGCCCCGCCCGACGTGGTCGAGGCGATGTACGCCGACGCGGTCGCGGTCACCGCGCACCACGAGGACCTGCGGATCGACCTGGCCGTGGCCGACGAGACCGAGTTCCGGTTCGGCGACGCGACCATCCGCGCCGTACCGGCCCCGGGGCACACCTACGGGCACACCGTCTACGTCGACACCCGCGGCCTGGTCTTCACCGGCGACACGATGATGCCCGAGGGCCCCACCCAGCTCGCGATCGTCAGCCGCGCCGACGACGACCCGGCGGCCGACCTGTTCCGGACGCTGGAACGCATCCGTGACCTCGGCGCGACGATCGCCTGCCCGGCCCACCAGTTCCCGTACCGCGACGTCGCGGCCCGCGCCGACGAGCTGACCGCCTTCCACCGTGCCGAGGTCGCCGCCGTCGACGCTCTGGCCGGGACCGACGGAAAGGCCACCGCCTGGGACGTCGCCCGGCGGATGCGATGGCGCAGGCCCTGGGACGAACTCGGCCGGGGCACCCAACGGTTCTCCCTCGTCCATGCCCAGGCGCTGCTGCGGCACACCGCGGGCGTCCACCGGTAGTCGTCAGTCGCGTCGCGGCCGGTCGTACGTCCAGTCCGGGCGCGCCGACGACCGCAGCTCCCGCAGACTGCGCTTCAGCACCTTGCCGGAGGGATTCGTCGGAAACTCGTCCACCACGTAGATCTCCTTCGGCACCTTGAAGCCGCCGAGGCGCTGCCGGGCGTGCGCGATCAGCGACTCGGCTTCCAGGCCGGGCCGGCCGATCACGAACGCCACCGGGACCTCCAGCCACACCGGATGCGGCGCCGCCACCACCGACGCGGCCAGCACCAGCGGGTGGTCGGCCAGCACGTTCTCGATCTCGGCGCTGGACATGTTCTCCCCACCGCTGCGGATCATGTCCTTGAGCCGGTCCCGGATGTACAGGTAGCCGTCGGCGTCGAAGCGACCGATGTCGCCGGTGTGGAACCATCCGTCGCGCCACGCCGCTCCGGTCGCCTGCGGATCGTCGAGATAGCCGGGGCTCACCTTCGGGCCGCGCGCGATCACCTCGCCGTCGTCACCGACCAGCACGTCGTTGCCGTCCGCGTCGACCACCCGCACCTGGACCCACGACACGGGCAGACCGACCGACCCCTGCTTGGACCGCATGTGCGCCTCGTCCAGATACGTCAGGGCGCTGCACGTCTCGGTCAGACCGTAACCCTCGATCAGCCGGGCGTCCGGGAAGAGCTCCCGCGCCACGGCGAACAACGCCGACGTGACCTGCGAGTAGATGACCCACCGCACCGAGGACAGGTCGGCGGCGGCGACGTCGGCCGCACGGCGGACCATGTCGAGCATCGTCGCCGCCATCACCATGCCGGTGATCCGCTCGGTCTCGATCGCCCGCAGCACCGCCGCCGGCTCGAACCGCCGGTGCAGCACCATCGTGCCGCCGACATGCCAGATACCGAAGCCCGGCAGGTCGGTGCCGCCAACGTGGTACAGCGGTGCGAAGTTGAGGATCCGGTCGCTCGACCGCAGCCCGAGCTCGACGATCTGGGCGTGCATGTTCATGTTCACGTTGCCGTGGGTGAGCAGCACTCCCTTGGGCAGCCCGGTCGTGCCGGAGGTGTAGACGATCCGGTGCAGGGCCGCGTCGTCGAGATCGGCGTCGGTGACCCGGGCACCCCGGTGGGCCTCGATCACCGCCCGCACGTCGACCCAGCCGTCGGCGATCGGTTCCAGCGCGAACCGGCGTACGGCAGCCGCCGGGCCGGCGCCCGCCCCGGTCAGGGCGGCCTCCGTCAAGGCGGCGTCGGTCAGCGCGGCGAACTCCGGGACCGTGGCGACCGCCTCGACCCGCGCGTGCCGCAGCAGCTGGGCCAGCTCCCCTGCGGTGAGCCGGTAGTTCAGTGGCACGAAGACCGCGCCGAGCTTCGACAACGCCAGCGACAGCAGCAGAAACTCGGGCACGTTGTTCGAGATGATCGCCACTCGGGCGTCGCGGCGGATCCCCTCGGCCGCCAGACCCGCGGCCAGGGCCTCGACGTCGGCGGCGAGCTGGCGGTGGGTCCACCGCCGGTCCTCGAAGACCAGCGCGTCGGCGTCGGCGAACCGCCGGGCGTTGCCGGCCAGCATCGCGGCGACGTTCGCCGTACTCATCCGGTCACCGCCGTCTCCCGCAGCTGCTTCTTGAGCACCTTGCCGGAGTCGTTGCGCGGCAACGACGTCACGATCTGCACGTACTTCGGCACCTTGTACCGGGCCAGTTCGGCCCGGCAGTGCTCGCGGATCCCCTCCGCCGTGGTGGTCGCGTCGGCGCGCAGGATCACGTACGCCTTCGGGACCTCGTCCCAGGTCGGGTCCGGCACCCCGACGACGGCGACCTCGCTGACATCGGGATGCCCGGCGATGACCCGTTCGACCTCAGCGCTGGCGATGTTCTCCCCACCGGACTTGATCAGGTCGGCGCGGCGGTCGACGAACCACAGGTAGCCGTCGGCGTCGATCCGCCCGACGTCACCGGTCAGGAACCAACCGTCCCGGCGGGTCCGCCGGTTCGCCTCGTCGTCGTTCCAGTAGCCGGGTGAGATCTTCTCGCCCCGGATGATGATCTCCCCCTCGACACCGGGCGGCACCGGCTGGAAGTGCTCATCGACGATCCGGATGTGCACCCCCGGAAACGGCGCGCCGAGCGCGCCGACCTTGCTCTGTTCGTGGGCGGCGTCCAGGTAGCAGACGCCGTTGCACAGCTCGGTCATGCCGAAGGTGTCCACCAGCCGTACGTGCGGCAGCCGGCGTTTCACCTCGCGCCGCACGCTGGGCGCGACCCCGGCGAAGAGCAGGTAACGCAGCGACCCGAGGTCCGACTGGTCGTCGCGGTCGAGCAGGCCGAAGAGGATCTGCGCGGCCAGGACCATGCCGGTGATCCGCTCCCGGGCCACGGTCCGGGCGATGTCGGTGGCCTTGAACGTCGGGGTCAGCACCATCGTCGCGCCCGCCACGAACGTCGCCAGACCAGGTGCCTCCAGACCGCTGACGTGGAACAGCGGCGCCGAGACGAGGATCCGGTCGGCTGCGGTGAGCTCCAGTTCGAGCACCTGCGCCAGGTGGTTCGCCGTCAGGTTGCCGCAGGTGTGGATCACGCCCTTGGGCCGTGCGGTGGTGCCGGAGGTGTAGAGCAGCCGGTGCACGTCGGTGGTGGTCTTCTCGGCGTCCGGCACCCGCACGCCGGGCGGCTGCGCGGCGAGCAGATCGGCCAGCCGACGGGCGTCGGCGACGGCCCGGGCACCGTTGGCCACGACGGTCCGCAGCCCGGTCGTAGCCACCAAGGTGGCGGCGGTGTCGGCGAAATCGTCGTCGTAGATCAGCCCGGTGACGCCGGCCTGGTCGATGACGTACGCCTGCTCGTGGGGGTGCAGCCGCCAGTTGAGCGGAACCGAGACCGCACCGAGACGGCTCAGCGCCAGCAGCTCGATGACGTAGGTGGCGGTGTTGCGGCCGAGCACCCCGACCAGGTCACCGTCGGCGATGCCGGCGTCGCGCAGTGCCGCCGCGTGCCGGTCGACGTCGGCGTCCAGTTCGGCGTACGTCCAGCGGGAATCCCCGTCGACCAGTGCCTCCCGGTCGGCGCGGCGCAGCGCCTGCCGGCGCAGCGTTTCGGTGAAGTTGCTGGTCGCCATCAGTTGCCGCCCTCCCGCCGCCGGGCCAGGATCTCCTCCCGGGACGGCAGCGCCACGAACTCCAGCAGGTTGCCGTCGAGGTCGCGGGCCGCGA is drawn from Micromonospora sp. Llam0 and contains these coding sequences:
- a CDS encoding acyl-CoA dehydrogenase family protein gives rise to the protein MHATFTQEQQEIGATVAALAKAQAGAARAALSGGWRPCAADGPLLRDFGLLGVPESAGGVGSALIDLLVAVEVLGEQLVPSRFAAHAGAVQLLCGDDRRSSPLPDEILDGRRVLTPAVDVPSTAGWPDRSVPDPLVRTLVPYAVQADGFVVAGPDGVWVADAAALAEQAGVTERRSFDPSVPLSDVALSTPHRVDPVGTGLWRATLVVAAELCGVAQGAIELAAEQARTRVQFGRVIGSFQGVAFQLAEAATARKAAWDLTLYAAWAVDNRRPDAGIQVHAAKAAAGKAAVFAAERGIQVHGGMGITMEADPHLFLRRALVLDARAGRGRWHRHRAGALRIEARRTGPGQPTD
- a CDS encoding AMP-binding protein; the protein is MSDERTGFRLWAAAEPDLCAIVTADDRQISYGELYAEVNRISHGLRTRAGLRAGDTVAAVMTNSAGMAALYLAAMQSGLYLVTLNYHLTEPEIAYILADSGAKVVVCSARVEPVVAAAAAVGVPGTQVYVDGSPTTDRVRPLSQLTDGMSTLSPEQTPAGSLMMYTSGTTGRPKGVKRPLAGVDADTGASTYRWLFQEFGMERPAFGSWLVSAPLYHSANITPAMGALHAGGTMVLMDGWTPEGFLRRVHDRRVTGTSMVPTHFYRLLQLPQQVRDSYDISSLRYVLHGAAPCPREVKQRILDWFGPVVYEYYGSTEVGTTIARPHEWLAHPGTVGRPASISTLRILDEAGNEVPVGQTGIVYMRQGSDRVEYHNDPGKTDGARRDGLMTVWDVGHVDADGFLYITGRAAELILVGGVNVYPAEIEAALLGHDWIADAGVVGVPDPEFGEVPQAHVVLTERAPDAETALAQIRTYLAGRLAKPKRPHSYVVREALPRDPNGKLYKARLTRAPEVSA
- a CDS encoding MBL fold metallo-hydrolase, encoding MSRPVNDTHAASYHARQIPAPAEVTDGVWAIPVPLRGSALRYVTVFLVDTGDGAVLIDAGYDHPSCWQSFTGSVAAIGHRIETISTVLLTHNHPDHIGFAARVRALSGASVVMGRADDFATMRRSRGGFLTQLRTALTATGAPPDVVEAMYADAVAVTAHHEDLRIDLAVADETEFRFGDATIRAVPAPGHTYGHTVYVDTRGLVFTGDTMMPEGPTQLAIVSRADDDPAADLFRTLERIRDLGATIACPAHQFPYRDVAARADELTAFHRAEVAAVDALAGTDGKATAWDVARRMRWRRPWDELGRGTQRFSLVHAQALLRHTAGVHR
- a CDS encoding class I adenylate-forming enzyme family protein: MSTANVAAMLAGNARRFADADALVFEDRRWTHRQLAADVEALAAGLAAEGIRRDARVAIISNNVPEFLLLSLALSKLGAVFVPLNYRLTAGELAQLLRHARVEAVATVPEFAALTDAALTEAALTGAGAGPAAAVRRFALEPIADGWVDVRAVIEAHRGARVTDADLDDAALHRIVYTSGTTGLPKGVLLTHGNVNMNMHAQIVELGLRSSDRILNFAPLYHVGGTDLPGFGIWHVGGTMVLHRRFEPAAVLRAIETERITGMVMAATMLDMVRRAADVAAADLSSVRWVIYSQVTSALFAVARELFPDARLIEGYGLTETCSALTYLDEAHMRSKQGSVGLPVSWVQVRVVDADGNDVLVGDDGEVIARGPKVSPGYLDDPQATGAAWRDGWFHTGDIGRFDADGYLYIRDRLKDMIRSGGENMSSAEIENVLADHPLVLAASVVAAPHPVWLEVPVAFVIGRPGLEAESLIAHARQRLGGFKVPKEIYVVDEFPTNPSGKVLKRSLRELRSSARPDWTYDRPRRD
- a CDS encoding class I adenylate-forming enzyme family protein — protein: MATSNFTETLRRQALRRADREALVDGDSRWTYAELDADVDRHAAALRDAGIADGDLVGVLGRNTATYVIELLALSRLGAVSVPLNWRLHPHEQAYVIDQAGVTGLIYDDDFADTAATLVATTGLRTVVANGARAVADARRLADLLAAQPPGVRVPDAEKTTTDVHRLLYTSGTTARPKGVIHTCGNLTANHLAQVLELELTAADRILVSAPLFHVSGLEAPGLATFVAGATMVLTPTFKATDIARTVARERITGMVLAAQILFGLLDRDDQSDLGSLRYLLFAGVAPSVRREVKRRLPHVRLVDTFGMTELCNGVCYLDAAHEQSKVGALGAPFPGVHIRIVDEHFQPVPPGVEGEIIIRGEKISPGYWNDDEANRRTRRDGWFLTGDVGRIDADGYLWFVDRRADLIKSGGENIASAEVERVIAGHPDVSEVAVVGVPDPTWDEVPKAYVILRADATTTAEGIREHCRAELARYKVPKYVQIVTSLPRNDSGKVLKKQLRETAVTG
- a CDS encoding acyl-CoA dehydrogenase family protein is translated as MDFDDSDSDLAFRRAAGSWLDQALRDVPDQEELSQTEREHWSRVWQERLCAGNWAGLSWPVEHGGRGMDSLAQAIFNEEAAVRGAPYPLNGVGMMLAGPTIIAHGGDEQQARYLPGILRGEVYWCQGFSEPGSGSDLASLRTAATRVDGGWLINGTKIWTSNAHNASRCLLLARTDPEEPRHRGITYFLAPMDRFTVRPLVMINGDTEFNEMFIDDVFVPDSDVLGGVGNGWKVALTTLAFERGSMALNLWVWARQAVDRVVDLAIARGLADDSAVVDTVGALQCDAEAVRIGSMRMLAESRAGGVPGPETSALKSLWAGVVQHANRLAVQLDDAGGVLLDGAGAAARMHRYLRARAHTIEGGTEEVQKSILAERVLHLPRSR